AGTCACAACCGCCGAAGCACCCAAAGAGAGCGTGGGTGTAGAAATCAGCACTGCTGAGACTGTGGAGGCAGTGGAAGAGAAACCCACTGTTGAAATTCCGGCCGAAGAACAAGTGGCCGAACAGATCTCAGTGGCTGCTGAGGAGACGGTCAAGGAGGAAGTGTCCCTTGAAATCGTGTCTAAAGAGCAACCCGAAACTGAAATGGTGGTTGAAATCCCGGAGGAGAAACCCTCCGAGGATGTCAGCGCAGAACTGGGTGTGGAAGAAGCACCTGAGGAGGAGAAGGAGGAAGTCGTGGCCGAGTTTGCTCCCTCTGAGAAGAGAGCAGAGGAAGTGGGTGTTGAAATCACTACCGAGGAAGCTGCTGAAATCACGGAGGCAGAAATCACTGAACAAGTCACAACCGCCGAAGCACCCAAAGAGAGCGTGGGTGTAGAAATCAGCACTGCTGAGACTGTGGAGGCAGTGGAAGAGAAACCCACTGTTGAAATTCCGGCCGAAGAACAAGTGGCCGAACAGATCTCAGTGGCTGCTGAGGAGACGGTCAAGGAGGAAGTGTCCCTTGAAATCGTGTCTAAAGAGCAACCCGAAACTGAAATGGTGGTTGAAATCCCGGAGGAGAAACCCTCCGAGGATGTCAGCGCAGAACTGGGTGTGGAAGAAGCACCTGAGGAGGAGAAGGAGGAAGTCGTGGCCGAGTTTGCTCCCTCTGAGAAGAGAGCAGAGGAAGTGGGTGTTGAAATCACTACCGAGGAAGCTGCTGAAATCACGGAGGCAGAAATCACTGAACAAGTCACAACCGCCGAAGCACCCAAAGAGAGCGTGGGTGTAGAAATCAGCACTGCTGAGACTGTGGAGGCAGTGGAAGAGAAACCCACTGTTGAAATTCCGGCCGAAGAACAAGTGGCCGAACAGATCTCAGTGGCTGCTGAGGAGACGGTCAAGGAGGAAGTGTCCCTTGAAATCGTGTCTAAAGAGCAACCCGAAACTGAAATGGTGGTTGAAATCCCGGAGGAGAAACCCTCCGAGGATGTCAGCGCAGAACTGGGTGTGGAAGAAGCACCTGAGGAGGAGAAGGAGGAAGTCGTGGCCGAGTTTGCTCCCTCTGAGAAGAGAGCAGAGGAAGTGGGTGTTGAAATCACTACCGAGGAAGCTGCTGAAATCACGGAGGCAGAAATCACTGAACAAGTCACAACCGCCGAAGCACCCAAAGAGAGCGTGGGTGTAGAAATCAGCACTGCTGAGACTGTGGAGGCAGTGGAAGAGAAACCCACTGTTGAAATTCCGGCCGAAGAACAAGTGGCCGAACAGATCTCAGTGGCTGCTGAGGAGACGGTCAAGGAGGAAGTGTCCCTTGAAATCGTGTCTAAAGAGCAACCCGAAACTGAAATGGTGGTTGAAATCCCGGAGGAGAAACCCTCCGAGGATGTCAGCGCAGAACTGGGTGTGGAAGAAGCACCTGAGGAGGAGAAGGAGGAAGTCGTGGCCGAGTTTGCTCCCTCTGAGAAGAGAGCAGAGGAAGTGGGTGTTGAAATCACTACCGAGGAAGCTGCTGAAATCACGGAGGCAGAAATCACTGAACAAGTCACAACCGCCGAAGCACCCAAAGAGAGCGTGGGTGTAGAAGTCAGCACTGCTGAGACTGTGGAGGCAGTGGAAGAGAAACCCACTGTTGAAATTCCGGCCGAAGAACAAGTGGCCGAACAGATCTCAGTGGCTGCTGAGGAGACGGTCAAGGAGGAAGTGTCCCTTGAAATCGTGTCTAAAGAGCAACCCGAAACTGAAATGGTGGTTGAAATCCCGGAGGAGAAACCCTCCGAGGATGTCAGCGCAGAACTGGGTGTGGAAGAAGCACCTGAGGAGGAGAAGGAGGAAGTCTTTGCCGAGTTTGCTCCCTCTGAGAAGAGAGCAGAGGAAGTGGGTGTTGAAATCACTACCGAGGAAGCTGCTGAAATCACGGAGGCAGAAATCACTGAACAAGTCACAACCGCCGAAGCACCCAAAGAGAGCGTGGGTGTAGAAATCAGCACTGCTGAGACTGTGGAGGCAGTGGAAGAGAAACCCACTGTTGAAATTCCGGCCGAAGAACAAGTGGCCGAACAGATCTCAGTGGCTGCTGAGGAGACGGTCAAAGAGGAAGTGTCCCTTGAAATCGTGTCTAAAGAGCAACCCGAAACTGAAATGGTGGTTGAAATCCCGGAGGAGAAACCCTCCGAGGATGTCAGCGCAGAACTGGGTGTGGAAGAAGCACCTGAGGAGGAGAAGGAGGAAGTCGTGGCCGAGTTTGCTCCCTCTGAGAAGAGAGCAGAGGAAGTGGGTGTTGAAATCACTACCGAGGAAGCTGCTGAAATCACGGAGGCAGAAATCACTGAACAAGTCACAACCGCCGAAGCACCCAAAGAGAGCGTGGGTGTAGAAATCAGCACTGCTGAGACTGTGGAGGCAGTGGAAGAGAAACCCACTGTTGAAATTCCGGCCGAAGAACAAGTGGCCGAACAGATCTCAGTGGCTGCTGAGGAGACGGTCAAGGAGGAAGTGTCCCTTGAAATCGTGTCTAAAGAGCAACCCGAAACTGAAATGGTGGTTGAAATCCCGGAGGAGAAACCCTCCGAGGATGTCAGCGCAGAACTGGGTGTGGAAGAAGCACCTGAGGAGGAGAAGGAGGAAGTCTTTGCCGAGTTTGCTCCCTCTGAGAAGAGAGCAGAGGAAGTGGGTGTTGAAATCACTACCGAGGAAGCTGCTGAAATCACGGAGGCAGAAATCACTGAACAAGTCACAACCGCCGAAGCACCCAAAGAGAGCGTGGGTGTAGAAATCAGCACTGCTGAGACTGTGGAGGCAGTGGAAGAGAAACCCACTGTTGAAATTCCGGCCGAAGAACAAGTGGCCGAACAGATCTCAGTGGCTGCTGAGGAGACGGTCAAGGAGGAAGTGTCCCTTGAAATCGTGTCTAAAGAGCAACCCGAAACTGAAATGGTGGTTGAAATCCCGGAGGAGAAACCCTACGAGGATGTCAGCGCAGAACTGGGTGTGGAAGAAGCACCTGAGGAGGAGAAGGAGGAAGTCGTGGCCGAGTTTGCTCCCTCTGAGAAGAGAGCAGAGGAAGTGGGTGTTGAAATCACTACCGAGGAAGCTGCTGAAATCACGGAGGCAGAAATCACTGAACAAGTCACAACCGCCGAAGCACCCAAAGAGAGCGTGGCTGTAGAAATCAGCACTGCTGAGACTGTGGAGGCAGTGGAAGAGAAACCCACTGTTGAAATTCTGGCCGAAGAACAAGTGGCCGAACAGATCTCAGTGGCTGCTGAGGAGACGGTCAAGGAGGAAGTGTCCCTTGAAATCGTGTCTAAAGAGCAACCCGAAACTGAAATGGTGGTTGAAATCCCGGAGGAGAAACCCTCCGAGGATGTCAGCGCAGAACTGGGTGTGGAAGAAGCACCTGAGGAGGAGAAGGAGGAAGTCGTGGCCGAGTTTGCTCCCTCTGAGAAGAGAGCAGAGGAAGTGGGTGTTGAAATCACTACCGAGGAAGCTGCTGAAATCACGGAGGCAGAAATCACTGAACAAGTCACAACCGCCGAAGCACCCAAAGAGAGCGTGGGTGTAGAAATCAGCACTGCTGAGACTGTGGAGGCAGTGGAAGAGAAACCCACTGTTGAAGTTCCCGCCGAAGAACAAGTGGCCGAACAGATCTCAGTGGCTGCTGAGGAGACGGTCAAGGAGGAAGTGTCCCTTGAAATCGTGTCTAAAGAGCAACCCGAAACTGAAATGGTGGTTGAAATCCCGGAGGAGAAACCCTCCGAGGATGTCAGCACAGAACTGGGTGTGGAAGAAGCACCTAAGGAGGAGAAGGAGGAAGTCGTGGCCGAGTTTGCTCCCTCTGAGAAGAGAGCAGAGGAAGTGGGTGTTGAAATCACTACCGAGGAAGCTGCTGAAATCACGGAGGCAGAAATCACTGAACAAGTCACAACCGCCAAAGCACCCAAAGAGAGCGTGGGTGTAGAAATCAGCACTGCTGAGACTGTGGAGGCAGTGGAAGAGAAACCCACTGTTGAAATTCCCGCCGAAGAACAAGTGGCCGAACAGATCTCAGTGGCTGCTGAGGAGACGGTCAAGGAGGAAGTGTCCCTTGAAATCGTGTCTAAAGAGCAACCCGAAACTGAAATGGTGGTTGAAATCCCGGAGGAGAAACCCTCCGAGGATGTCAGCGCAGAACTGGGTGTGGAAGAAGCACCTGAGGAGGAGAAGGAGGAAGTCGTGGCCGAGTTTGCTCCCTCTGAGAAGAGAGCAGAGGAAGTGGGTGTTGAAATCACTACCGAGGAAGCTGCTGAAATCACGGAGGCAGAAATCACTGAACAAGTCACAACCGCCGAAGCACCCAAAGAGAGCGTGGGTGTAGAAATCAGCACTGCTGAGACTGTGGAGGCAGTGGAAGAGAAACCCACTGTTGAAATTCCGGCCGAAGAACAAGTGGCCGAACAGATCTCAGTGGCTGCTGAGGAGACGGTCAAGGAGGAAGTGTCCCTTGAAATCGTGTCTAAAGAGCAACCCGAAACTGAAATGGTGGTTGAAATCCCGGAGGAGAAACCCTCCGAGGATGTCAGCGCAGAACTGGGTGTGGAAGAAGCACCTGAGGAGGAGAAGGAGGAAGTCGTGGCCGAGTTTGCTCCCTCTGAGAAGAGAGCAGAGGAAGTGGGTGTTGAAATCACTACCGAGGAAGCTGCTGAAATCACGGAGGCAGAAATCACTGAACAAGTCACAACCGCCGAAGCACCCAAAGAGAGCCTGGGTGTAGAAATCAGCACTGCTGAGACTGTGGAGGCAGTGGAAGAGAAACCCACTGTTGAAATTCCGGCCGAAGAACAAGTGGCCGAACAGATCTCAGTGGCTGCTGAGGAGACGGTCAAGGAGGAAGTGTCCCTTGAAATCGTGTCTAAAGAGCAACCCGAAACTGAAATGGTGGTTGAAATCCCGGAGGAGAAACCCTCCGAGGATGTCAGCGCAGAACTGGGTGTGGAAGAAGCACCTGAGGAGGAGAAGGAGGAAGTCGTGGCCGAGTTTGCTCCCTCTGAGAAGAGAGCAGAGGAAGTGGGTGTTGAAATCACTACCGAGGAAGCTGCTGAAATCACGGAGGCAGAAATCACTGAACAAGTCACAACCGCCGAAGCACCCAAAGAGAGCGTGGGTGTAGAAATCAGCACTGCTGAGACTGTGGAGGCAGTGGAAGAGAAACCCACTGTTGAAATTCCGGCCGAAGAACAAGTGGCCGAACAGATCTCAGTGGCTGCTGAGGAGACGGTCAAGGAGGAAGTGTCCCTTGAAATCGTGTCTAAAGAGCAACCCGAAACTGAAATGGTGGTTGAAATCCCGGAGGAGAAACCCTCCGAGGATGTCAGCGCAGAACTGGGTGTGGAAGAAGCACCTGAGGAGGAGAAGGAGGAAGTCGTGGCCGAGTTTGCTCCCTCTGAGAAGAGAGCAGAGGAAGTGGGTGTTGAAATCACTACCGAGGAAGCTGCTGAAATCACGGAGGCAGAAATCACTGAACAAGTCACAACCGCCGAAGCACCCAAAGAGAGCGTGGGTGTAGAAATCAGCACTGCTGAGACTGTGGAGGCAGTGGAAGAGAAACCCACTGTTGAAATTCCGGCCGAAGAACAAGTGGCCGAACAGATCTCAGTGGCTGCTGAGGAGACGGTCAAGGAGGAAGTGTCCCTTGAAATCGTGTCTAAAGAGCAACCCGAAACTGAAATGGTGGTTGAAATCCCGGAGGAGAAACCCTCCGAGGATGTCAGCGCAGAACTGGGTGTGGAAGAAGCGCCTGAGGAGGAGAAGGAGGAAGTCGTGGCCGAGTTTGCTCCCTCTGAGAAGAGAGCAGAGGAAGTGGGTGTTGAAATCACTACCGAGGAAGCTGCTGAAATCACGGAGGCAGAAATCACTGAACAAGTCACAACCGCCGAAGCACCCAAAGAGAGCGTGGGTGTAGAAATCAGCACTGCTGAGACTGTGGAGGCAGTGGAAGAGAAACCCACTGTTGAAATTCCGGCCGAAGAACAAGTGGCCGAACAGATCTCAGTGGCTGCTGAGGAGACGGTCAAGGAGGAAGTGTCCCTTGAAATCGTGTCTAAAGAGCAACCCGAAACTATAATGGTGGTTGAAATCCCGGAGGAGAAACCCTCCGAGGATGTCAGCGCAGAACTGGTTGTGGAAGAAGCGCCTGAGGAGGAGAAGGAGGAAGTCGTGGCCGAGTTTGCTCCCTCTGAGAAGAGAGCAGAGGAAGTGGGTGTTGAAATCACTACCGAGGAAGCTGCTGAAATCACGGAGGCAGAAATCACTGAACAAGTCACAACCGCCAAAGCACCCAAAGAGAGCGTGGGTGTAGAAATCAGCACTGCTGAGACTGTGGAGGCAGTGGAAGAGAAACCCACTGTTGAAATTCCGGCCGAAGAACAAGTGGCCGAACAGATCTCAGTGGCTGCTGAGGAGACGGTCAAGGAGGAAGTGTCCCTTGAAATCGTGTCTAAAGAGCAACCCGAAACTGAAATGGTGGTTGAAATCCCGGAGGAGAAACCCTCCGAGGATGTCAGCGCAGAACTGGGTGTGGAAGAAGCACCTGAGGAGGAGAAGGAGGAAGTCGTGGCCGAGTTTGCTCCCTCTGAGAAGAGAGCAGAGGAAGTGGGTGTTGAAATCACTACCGAGGAAGCTGCTGAAATCACGGAGGCAGAAATCACTGAACAAGTCACAACCGCCGAAGCACCCAAAGAGAGCGTGGGTGTAGAAATCAGCACTGCTGAGACTGTGGAGGCAGTGGAAGAGAAACCCACTGTTGAAATTCCGGCCGAAGAACAAGTGGCCGAACAGATCTCAGTGGCTGCTGAGGAGACGGTCAAGGAGGAAGTGTCCCTTGAAATCGTGTCTAAAGAGCAACCCGAAACTGAAATGGTGGTTGAAATCCCGGAGGAGAAACCCTCCGAGGATGTCAGCGCAGAACTGGGTGTGGAA
The nucleotide sequence above comes from Magallana gigas chromosome 2, xbMagGiga1.1, whole genome shotgun sequence. Encoded proteins:
- the LOC136272575 gene encoding streptococcal hemagglutinin-like — protein: PTSSALFSEGANSATTSSFSSSGASSTTSSALTSSEGFSSGISTTIIVSGCSLDTISRDTSSLTVSSAATEICSATCSSAGISTVGFSSTASTVSAVLISTPTLSLGASAVVTCSVISASVISAASSVVISTPTSSALFSEGANSATTSSFSSSGASSTPSSALTSSEGFSSGISTTISVSGCSLDTISRDTSSLTVSSAATEICSATCSSAGISTVGFSSTASTVSAVLISTPTLSLGASAVVTCSVISASVISAASSVVISTPTSSALFSEGANSATTSSFSSSGASSTPSSALTSSEGFSSGISTTISVSGCSLDTISRDTSSLTVSSAATEICSATCSSAGISTVGFSSTASTVSAVLISTPTLSLGASAVVTCSVISASVISAASSVVISTPTSSALFSEGANSATTSSFSSSGASSTPSSALTSSEGFSSGISTTISVSGCSLDTISRDTSSLTVSSAATEICSATCSSAGISTVGFSSTASTVSAVLISTPRLSLGASAVVTCSVISASVISAASSVVISTPTSSALFSEGANSATTSSFSSSGASSTPSSALTSSEGTLPP